CAAAGAAGCAGTGAATATGATTGTAAAAAGCAGATAAGACACCAGCATCCTTTTAGGATGTGGTGTCTTTTTTTTAGGTGCTTTTCGTAACCCTTATTCCTTAAAAACCTTTAATTAGAAGTCTCCTCGAGAAGAGCCTTCTGTTCATTCGTTTGGTGGGTCTTCCGGATAAAAGTCACGACTTTCCTCAATATTTGTTGAGCTGTCCAATCGATGTACCGTACCGCCGGCCATGCCCTCGTTGATCATCCGGTCAACATCGAGATAAACCTCGTCCCGTCCTTCATTTTGCATGTCCTCAGCAAATTTCTTGCTTCGAATTTTCTTCATGGTATCCTCCTCCATCGTTTTTACGTTTAGAGTTCCGGAAAACCAGAAAAATCATACACATCACTTGTCATATACATGAAAGAGCATCAGCTCGTGGATTTGTTCTTTCAAATGCAGCTCGTCGGATGGCTGTTCAGATGTCCACTGAATATCTCCATTTTGATGATAGATACCAGTATACTTCTGCTTATTGTAATAAAAAGAAAAATGCCAGCCAGGCATATCTTTATTTTCAAATAATGACTTGAATTGGAAATGAGTAATCAAGTTGATATCCCCCTGTGAAAAAGACTTTTTCATTATTATATCGTATTGTAGCAATTTAATGGAAAGATGCGATGCCATTATTCGTGAGAAATAGATGTAGTTGGAGGCCAATAATAAAGAGAAGCCACCCCAAAAGGTGCGGCCTTCATGATTTGATAGGCAGGAATATGGCTAAAGAGTACTGAATCAGAACCCTGTTTTTCTGAAGAATAGATCCACTAGAGCAGATATCCTCTTTTCCTCAATCAATGGTTCGTCGAAGCTCATCGGTTTTGAATTGACTTCATAAATGACATAGTTGCCTTTCTCAGTGATTCCGGCATCAAGGGAGAATTCTCCAAAGTAACCTAACTCTTCAGTAAGCAACTGTCCGATTTCCTTTACCGCCCAGTCGAAGAATTGGTCATGCCTGTCATTCTTTACCTTTATATAAGGAAGCAAGATTCCTCCATTCGGCAGGTGGGTGGTCAGGTCCTGCTTCTGAGATTGGCGTATGCCTATTCCTGTTACTTCATACCCACCCGGTCCATCATGGGCGTGGACCCGGAAGTCAAATCGGTTCCCGTCGATGGCTGAAGCCAATACTTCTTTCTGGGCGATATACTCGTACTTTAATAACTGCCTGGATTTGACTTTCCAAAACTCCTTTATGCCAGGATACAGATGGCGATGGGAGTGACTTTCGAACTCAATCATACCTTCTTTTTGCCGCAGGCGAAAAATCCCGATGCCCTTGGAAGACGAAGCAGGCTTCAAATAGATGCGCTCATGTTTATCAAGGAAAGCGGCCAGCTTGATCATTGATTTCACTTCAATACTTTCCGGCATTAGCTTCCTTAATTGTGGATGTCTGGAAAATAGGGAGTACAGTTTGTTTTTATTGATGAAGCCAGGATTGAAAAATGGAATTCCAAGTGCAGACAGATAGTTTACGGCATCCTTGAAAGCTGGCTGCTGCTCAGCCTTTCGAAAGGGTACCCGATTATATACAAGATGGGGAAGAGGTGTTTTTGCTGGTATCCATTTTTGGGCAGCAGGTGAAAATATGACACCTGTCAGGCCATCCTTGATGATGGTTTCCGGGGGGAAGACGACAATCAGACCATTCCGTTTCTGCATCTCGGCTTGAATCGCCTGGAATAATGATCCATTGCCAGACAGGTTCATATTCTTGCTCATTGAAGTCATGATCCCAATCAGCGGACCAATATTTCTCTGCTTGTTTTTTAACAGAAACTGCTGGCTGTTTTCAGGAAGTGTTTCTGATGATGCAGCTGGGATGTTGACTTTATTAAAGCCAAAGCCGAATGTTTCACCAGCTTTGGCTTCATGGGTCCATGCCTTCGACTCAGCATTATAGCGGAGGATCATTTGAAAATATCCTCAGGTGCTGTAATAGCTTTTTCCGCTAAAAAAATGCCAAAGGACAAAGACAGTTTCCGGGTCAATAAATCAAAATTCTTTAGCTTTGGATGCTTGAAGATTGACCTCCCCGGCTTTGAATTTGCCTCAAAGAGCCATACTTTTCCTGATTTATCGATGCCAAAGTCAAAACCAAGTTCACCGATGATTCCTTCCATATTTTTTTCTAAAATGGAGCTTAAAATCAGAGCGGCTTCAGATAGTTTTTCCTCATAGAGCTCTCGTTCGGTCCGGTCTTCAAATAACTCATCAAGTGATTTTACGACTCCGCCGTTGTTCACATGTGTAGTGACGCTGCCCTGGCCGGCAATTTTAGCGGCTATTGCAGCTACCTGCCAAACCCCGTATTCATCCTTATTTGTATGAACCCTGAAATCAATGAGCCTTTTTTCAGAGCGCAGCAGGCTGATACCCTGTTGGACAATCATCTGCGAAAGGTTTCTTTTATGAAAGATCTTCTTCATCAACTTTTCAAGGCTTTCAAACTTCGTTAATTTATTGATGCCCTCCTGGTCACGATAACGGCAATAATAATAGCCATTATACTTATCGAACAGAATTTGGTGGATGCCAAGTCCAAGACTTCCATTAGCAGGTTTTACATAGACATTTCCGTAATTTGAAAGCATCCTTTCTATCACTGAAAAAGAAGAGAACTGATGCGTTTCAGGCAAGTACTCTGCTGCACGATCATCTTGCTGCAGCCGCTCGAATACATCCAGTTTGCTGAAAAAGCCAGGATTATACCATGGAATCAAGTAATCGGCCTGCATCCTTGATTTCAAGCTGCGAAGCTCAGACTTTCTTTCGGTGCGCCTGTTTGGCAGCCGGTCATAGACGACATTCGGAAAGGGGACCTTTATTTTCATCCAACCTCCATCGACAAAGAAATAACCGTCGATCAGCCCCTGATTCCAATCGATATGCTCCTCTCCAAACACGAAGGGCAGGGCGCCGACCGTCTTATTGACGGACAGCAGCTTGGCAAAGAACATTGACCTCTCGCCAATCGGTCTTAATGGAAAAGGGGTAAAGCCTGCTGTCAGGATGCCGATCAGAGGCCCGATAAACAATGTATTCTGGTCAATAAATAGGTGCAAGGAGATAGATAAAACAGGCATCGAGAGCTCCTTCTGTACATCATTGCTCAAGACAACCACGTTTTTTCCTTTAGGATGAGGAGCGCATGTAACATCCACCACCTTGTTGCCAAATGCGATTTTATTGATTGGATTTGTAAGTATTAAATCAGCAGGAACAAAGACGAGTTGTTTGGAGTGGGAGATGATTTCTATCGGATATTTCTTTCTCATAAGTGCTGTTCCTCTCTTTCTGGCAGAATTTTCGAAAGCACACTGGCATATTCGATTGGTGCTTTATATAGCACTTCTTTTAAATCGGGATTAGTGGAAGTGACGACCTTCCTGCCGGGTTTTGAATTTGTGTCTAGCACCCAGAGAGCATGATCCCTTGAGACACCAATATCTATTCCTAGCTCGAAAAGGCGGGGAAATGATGCTTCAAGGATGCCTGGCAGTTGCGAAAGAATTTCCTCTAATTCAAGTGAAATGAATCTTCTGGTTCGGATATCAAGGGAATTCACGTATTCTTCAAATGGCAATATTTCTCCGCCGGCACGTAAGTTAGACAGGATTCCATCCTTGATTCCACGGCGGATGCCCTTGCCGCGCGCAATCCATTTTCCCTCATGATCTTTTTGCAGCAGTACCCTTATGTCAAAAGGACAATTCTGCGGATCTGACAGACTGAGGTATGGCTGCATCATATACTCTTTTTTTCTGAATAAGTTATCAAGCCAATCCTCTGTCTCACTGGTGGAATGGAAGGTTTTCGTAATCAGTCCGTCACCAATGTCGGCTGAGATTTCGAACTCTCTGCCTGTTTTTTTAACCTTGTAAATCCCTGCCCCGCCAGAACCGAAAACCGGTTTCAATATAGTCGTATCCATCACATCCAGTTGGGCAATAACAGCTTTACCGCTGCCGGCAAGAATCGTTTTCGGAATATAGGGAGAGAGAGGAGATTGCGATAGAACCTGGTGTATTTCCCATTTATTTGGCAAACCGTATCCGAGGAAGGTAATATCCGTTTTTTTCTTCAGCCATTTCACTATCGCCATGGCCTGTTTCGAAGCAAGATCATTTGTATAAAAACAACGGTCATAAATGATGTTTGGGAGCTGGAATTCAGCTTTTACCCAGCAATCTTTCTTCTGGTCGAACCTCTCACCTGTAACCATTTCGGTGATTGGATGGATACTAGCTGGCGAAAACCTAAAACAAGTTAATCTGTCTGCATTCGCCCTCCTGGCAATTTCGGTAAAATAGGTTAATTCACTTTTCAAGGAAAGTGACATCATTCCAAATGAAATCATTTTGTATTTCTCCTTTTGATTTATGACTGGCAAAGTCCGTAGCAATGCTCAATGATGGATTTTGTTGAGGGCCTGATTTTGGCTCCCCGTTCTTCAAAGTTTTTTGAGGGCTTGGAATTTGCTTCGATTAGCCACAAGTTTCCTTTTATATCGATTCCAATATCAATCCCCAACTCGCCTGTTAGTCCCTCCGTATATTTGCTGATGACTTCTGCCGTCTCAAGGGCCAGCTCCTTCATCAGCGCCAGTTGATGTTTCGCTTGCTCTCTTCCGAATATCAATGCCAGTGTATAGCCGGGCTTCATGATTTCGCCGCCGCGGGCTATATTTGATACGAATAATTGTTCAGCGGAAACCCTGGCGACGATGGAGGTAACCTTCCAGAAGTGCTGGGCATTTTTATGGCAAAGGACCCTGAAGTCCATCCTTCTGCCATTTAGTTCCGATAGCTGTATTCCCTGCTGAATGATACAAAGCCGTTTTCCGACGATGGGAGCAATGGAACGGGCTAGTTCTGATACATGTTTGAATTCTCGAAGGTCACTTGTAGGCAGTGAAGAAAGGGATGCATGGAAGATCCCATCTGTTTTACCTACCTGGATAATATTGCGGCCCTGGCTGCCGTGTACTGGTTTAATGTATAACTCATCATGCTTTTCAAGCATGCTTTCGAGCAGACTTTCAGAATAAAGATGTGTTTCTGGTATGAAAGGATGCAAGTGGTCTTCTTTCATTAAAGATTCATGAATTTCCCACTTCGAAAGGAAGCGGTGATTAAATATCTTTATTCCGAGAGCATCCAATTTATTTAAAAATCCCTTAAATCCTTTGCTGATTTCGGTTCTCCGTGACGATACGCGATTATATATGACAGCTGGAAGAGGGAAGAACCCTTTTTTCCATCCATCCTCTTTATCATCATAAGAAAAGCCCTCCACTCCTTGATCAGAAAAGCCTTTGAGTGAAAAAACATAAAAGCTTCCCCCTAATTCAGAAACTCCCTGGTGAAGCTCTTCGCAAAAGGAGTGGACTTTACCAAAGTCAGGTGCATGATTTTCATTTATTTCAGTCAGCAAAGCGATGATAGGATTGTTGGGTAAGCTTCTCGATTTTGCTGGCGTCATAGCTTCTCCTCATTTTCTTTTAGGCTTCAAGGTAGAACCCTATTGTAAATAGGCAAACACACATATTGCATCCTATGAATAGTAGTGGTTATTGGTGATTTTAATGGTAAGAACTGATCTCGCCAGACCCGAACTTTTGGCAATCAGCAACATAGTTTGTTATAGTGGAGTGGAGCGTTTAACGTAGAAGGAGTGATTTAAATGGCAGTCAATACTTATGATTCAGCCTACGAATTGGAAAAAGCAATCAGGAACAGTTCGGAATACACGGAACTAAAAAAGCTTTATGATGCTGTGAATAGCGATGAATCAGCAAAAAGAATGTTTGAAAACTTCCGCAATATCCAGATGCAGCTTCAGGAAAAGCAAATGACTGGGCAGGAAATTACCCAGGAAGAAGTAGAGCAGGCGCAAAAGACAGTAGCGCTTGTCCAGCAGCACGAACTGATTTCTAAGCTGATGGAAGCAGAACAAAGAATGAGCATGGTCATTGCTGAGCTTAATCAAATCATCATGAAGCCTCTTGAAGAGCTTTACGGTAACCCGAACCAGCAGCAATAATAAATATCAGGACTCCCGCCGATGTGCGGGAGTTTTTTTGTTATTGGAGTAATGGATCAACTGTCCGTCATCAAGGTCATGACGGACATAAATCAGTGAAAAAGAAGAAAAACTGTCCGTCATCAAGGTCATGACGGGCAAAAATCAGCGGAAAAGAAGGGAAACTGTCCGTCATCAAGGTCATGACGGACACAAATCAGTGTAAAAGAAGAGAAACTGTCCGTCATCAAGGTCATGACGGACAAAAATCAGTGAAAAAGAAGAAAAACTGTCCGTCATCAAGGTCATGACGGACACAAATCAGTGTAAAAGAAGAGAAACTGTCCGTCATCAAGGTCATGACGGACATAAATCAGTGAAAAAGAAGAAAAACTGTCTGTCATCAAGGTCATGACGGACATAAATCAGTGAAAAAGAAGAAAAACTGTCCGTCATATATGACTCTTTTTGTGGGGAGGGGATTATCAATGCAGTGCCCTCATTCCCTCGGTGGTCCCGGTTTCGGAAGGAAGCTAATTTCAATATCCTGCCCATGTTCTATTCTCTTGCTTTCTATCATACAAGTTAAATAAGGACAAAAACACCGAAGAAATGGGGGCATAAATATGATTTACCGTCTTCTTGCGCTTAATGTGGATGGAACGATTCTCCAATCAAATGGGAGGCTTCATAAATCCACAAGGGATGCGATTGAGTACGTTCAGCAAAAAGGAGTGTACGTGACTCTAGTAACTTCAAGAAGCTTTCCATCAGCCAAAAAAGTGGCTAAAGCGCTGAAAATAAATTCATTGCTTGTGACGCATCTAGGTTCTTATATTTCTAATGATCTTCGCAGTGATCCTGTTTTTGAAAAACGGATTTCTGAGGATGTCACCTTCCAGCTCGTCAGGTTCCTTGAGAGCTTCCCGTGCCAAATCCGGCTTGTTCATGAAAAGTTTTCACTGGCAAACAAGTATAAATTAAACCACAATCTGCTGGCGAAAACAGTTTTCACTTCTGGGGACCCGATCTTTTACTCACAGCAATTCACCGATTCTATCAGTGAAGCATTGGTCAATGATCCAGTCGCGCCTCCTAAAATTGAAGTCTATTTCGAATATGAAGAGGACTTGAAGGATGCCCAGCAAGCGATAAACGGGATGTTCTCAGAGGTGTCCCTGTCAAGGCTTAATGACTACAGGCTCGATATCATGCCCGAAGGTGTCTCAAAATTGAACGGACTGATTCAACTTGGGGAACACCTTGGAATCCCACTAAAGGAAATGGTCGCAATAGGTGATGGCTATGACGATATCGATATGATTGAAGCGGCCGGACTTGGCGTCGCAATGGGGAATGCATCAGTCGAAGTAAAAAAGGCTGCCGACTGGGTGACCCGCTCGAACAATCAGCATGGTGTAAGCTATATGGTCAAGGAACACTTTCGCAAACAACAGCCAATCGAATTTCTCAGAAAGATGAATATTATAAAAATGTAAAAATAGTAAGCATGCCTGACGTTATTCGCAGGCATGCTTTTGTTGTGTTTAGGAATTTATCGGGATTTAGACTCTAGATCAGGAGGAATATATGCGAGTTCTTCGGAAAATAAATGCAGAGTTAAGGAATATATAGGTTTTTAAGGAAAATAAGCCGGACGTCTATAATACTCATCCAGACTTGCACCGAAAACTGGTACCTTTTGCACTATCTTGACCTTTGAATCATACTTCTATTACACTTATTGAAGCATGTTTAATTGAAAAAGGTGAATCTAATGAGAATTAATATAAAAGGTATACAAGATGACAGATTTCAGCGTCCCTTAGGATTGATCGCTAATTTGTTTTTTGAAGAATCCGTAGTAGTATTAAGCGGGACGGAACATGAAGCCAATGCAACAATTGAATTCGATGTCAATAATGTCGAAGGGCAGTTTATTGTAAAAGCAGCCCTTGTAGCAGAAGGGAAGACTTTTACAGCAGAGGCTAATAAAGAAATCCCAACAGGTTTGAGCGATAAGGAAGAATTCAAATTGCTTAAAACCGTCATTTCAAGAGCTTATTTAAAAGTGCTCCAAGACTGGACAGGAATGATCCAGAAATGGGGTATTCTAACTGGCGTCCGCCCTACAAAGCTTTTGCATAAAAAGCTCCGTGAAGGTATGGACCAGCAGTTTGCTCATAAAGAGTTGAAGGAACAGTATTTGATATCGGATGAAAAAATCCAGCTCATGCAGCAGATCGTTGACCGTCAGCTTGCGGTCCTGCCTGATTTGTACGATTTGAAAAATGGTGTAAGCATATATATTGGCATCCCATTTTGCCCAACGAAGTGTGCTTACTGCACCTTCCCTGCTTATGCTATCAACGGTCGCCAGGGTTCTGTGGATTCTTTCCTTGGCGGGCTTCATCATGAAATCCGCCAAATCGGGGACTGGCTGAAGAAGAATGATATCAAGATTACGACCGTTTACTATGGTGGGGGCACACCGACATCGATTACCGCTGAAGAAATGGATATGCTGTATGAAGAGGTTCAGCAGTCATTCCCGGATGTCGAGAAGATCAGGGAAGTAACTGTCGAAGCCGGCCGGCCGGATACAATCACACCTGAGAAACTGGAGGTGCTGAAAAAGTGGAATATCGATCGCATCAGCATCAACCCTCAGTCTTACATCCAGGAAACATTGAAGGCCATCGGGCGTCACCATACAGTGGAAGAAACGATTGAAAAATTCCATCTTGCCCGCGAAATGGGAATGAACAACATCAATATGGATTTGATCATCGGCCTTCCAGGAGAAGGGACAGAGGAATTTGCCCATACCCTTTCTGAAACGGAAAAGCTAATGCCGGAATCCTTGACGGTTCATACTCTTTCTTTTAAAAGAGCTTCAGAAATGACAAGGAATAAACAGAAGTATAAAGTTGCTGGGCGCGATGAAATAGAAAGAATGATGAATATGGCTGAATCATGGACAAAGGAACATGACTACGTGCCATACTATCTGTACAGGCAGAAGAACATTCTTGGAAACCTGGAGAATGTAGGCTATGCTTTCCCGGAACAAGAGAGCCTGTACAATATCATCATCATGGAAGAGCAGCAAACCATCATCGGTCTTGGATGCGGAGCATCGAGCAAGTTCATTGATCCCGAAACAGGTGTCATCACCCAATTTTCGAATCCAAAGGATCCGAAATCATATAACGACAGTTTTGAAGAATACGCGAATAAGAAAATCGAGATTCTCGACTCATTATTTAATAAAACTAGCTCCCGAAGATAAATTCGGGAGTTTTTTTGTTTTTGAAGAACAAATTAATGAACGTTCCATTCACTCATTCTTTAAAAAATCAAAATAGTGAGAAAAAGGTTTTTAAATATAACTTCTCCCTATATAATAAAAATATAAGGATAAATGGAGGGGATGAATGGTGGCGATTGAATTTTCAACGGACACTGTAAAATTAGATATTAATGGTCGACTGGCGGTTCTTGAGTTGAACAGGCCTGAAGCACTGAATGCACTTGATGTGGAAATGATCAAGGGAATCACGATGAACCTGAAGGAAATCTGCAAGTCTGATGAGATTGATATCGTGCTGATTAAAGGAGCTGGGCGTGCCTTCTCAGCAGGCGGGGACATCAAGACAATGCTTTCCAATACAAATGAAAGCGATTTCTATCATGTGATGGACGATATCCATGATATGATCGTGACGTTGTACAGCATGCCAAAAGTGACAATCAGCGCAGTTACGGGTGCTGCGGCCGGGTTGGGCTTTAGTCTAGCTCTTGCGACAGATTACATAATCGCTGAGCCATCGAGCAAGATTGCCATGAATTTTATTGGAATCGGTTTGATTCCGGATGGAGGAGGCCACTTCTTCATGGAGGAGCGCCTTGGAGAAACGAAGGCGAAGCAGCTGATTTGGGATGGAAAAACCCTTTCTGCTAATGATGCATTCACACTTGGCCTTATTGACGAGGTGCCAGATGGAGATTTTACAGAAGCGGTGGAGGCGAAAATACAAGAATGGTTGAATAAGCCAGTCCAGGCTATGATTAAAACAAAGAAAATTCTTGCTGAGAAAAACAGACCTGCCCTGTTGAAAATCCTTGAACTGGAGAAATACGGGCAGTTTAAAATGCGTCAGACAGAAGACCACCAGGAGGGCATCGCTGCTTTCCTTGAAAAGAGGAAGCCGCAATTCAAAGGGAAATAAACAAAAAAAGCAAAGAGGATAGGAGCCTCTTTGCTTTTCTTATGGACGGAAAAGAACCAGCTTGCCTCTCGGTGATGTGCAGCGGTGCGTCTTTTCACTGAGGTTTTTTTCTTCCAGCATTTTTGCGCCAATTTCCTTTGCTTCTTCATCATTGGCTGCTTGGAAAGACTCGTCAATCAGTTTTTCCCCATTAGGTTCAAAGGCTGTCAGTTTGTAAGTATCCATCACAACTTCCCCTTTTTAAAAGATTAGTAAGTATAAAATTAACTTCGAGAATTGTCCAGCTCCAGCGCCAAGTTCCAATAAGTTTCGGTCATCCCAAGGCGCTTGCGCTTTTCTTGCAAAATTCAGATGATTACTATTATTTTTGCATAACTTTTTTAAATATGCAAAACAAAAATATGAAACTATTTGCATATTCATTTCGTAGTAATTTAATGGAAAAGGAGGAAGATGATTATGGTGTTACAGCTTGAACAGGTTACAAAGAGATTTGGCAACTTTACAGCAGTGAACCAGCTATCGCTCAATATACCAGAAAAAGAGATGTTCGGTTTCCTTGGTGCTAATGGTGCAGGGAAGACGACTACTTTCCGGATGATTCTCGGGTTGCTGGATGTCTCGGAAGGAAAGATTACCTGGGATGGGAAGCCGATCAATTATGACACGAGCAGTATCATTGGTTACCTTCCGGAGGAAAGAGGGCTTTATCCAAAATTAAAAGTCCGGGAACAGATTGTCTATCTTGCCAGGTTGAGAGGGATGCAAAAACAAGCAGCTCTCAAGGAGCTTGAGTACTGGCTTAATCGTTTTAAAGTTCCAGAATATGCTGATAAAAAGGTTGAAGAGCTTTCGAAGGGGAACCAGCAAAAAATCCAGTTCATCGCCGCGGTCATCCATAAGCCAAAGCTGTTGATCCTTGATGAGCCTTTCAGCGGATTGGATCCTGTCAACGTTGAACAATTGAAGGAAGCGGTGCTTGAGCTGAAAAATGCGGGTACGACGATTGTATTTGCCAGTCACCGCATGGAGCATGTTGAGGAAATGTGTGAACATATTTGCATCATGCACAAAGGAAGACCTGTCGTTCATGGTTCTCTGAAAGAAATCAAGCGATCTTTTGGTAAAAAGAATTTGGTCATCCATGCTGATTTTGATACATCTTTCTTAAAGGAATATCCCGGAGTGTCGAGAGCGAAATCAACGGCAGAAGGAATACATCTGCAAATCACAGGTGAGCAAGTTGCTGAATCCATTTTGAAAGAGATTGTTGGTAAAGGCTTTATCCGTAAGTTCGTCCTTGAAGAACCAAGCCTCAATGATATTTTCATAGAAAAGGTGGGTGATTCATATGAATAATTTCTTCATTATCCTGATCCATACATACATGAGTAAGCTGAAAACAAAATCCTTCCTGGTTACCACCATCCTGACCGCAGGGATTATGCTGGCGCTCACGAATATGACGAACATCATCGATTTTTTCAACAAAGGTGATGAAGCGGATAAAATCATTGTCATCGATGAGACCGGCCAGCTTTTTGAGCCTCTGAAGCAGCAGATGAAGTTGGTTAACGAAGAGTTGGTCCTGGAAGAGTTTGATGGGAATGAAGAAAGCGCAAGGAAAGCTGTCGAGGAAGGGGAATATAAAGGACTTCTTCAACTGAGCTTGAACAATGAAGAGCTCCCTGCAGCTGCCTACCAGGCGATGAGCATTGCTGATTCTGCTGTTCCTGGAGACCTCCAGGCTGGATTACAGCAGATTAAGACGGCAATGGCTTCCACACAAATCAATATCGCTCCGGATCAATTGGAAGAGTTGTACGCACCAGTTGAATTCGAAAAATCGGCACTTGAAGAAGATGCCAAGACAGAAGAGGAACTGAATCAGGCACGAGGATTAGTCTATGTCCTTCTTTTCATCATTTATTTTGCGGTGATCATGTATGCCAATATGATCGCAATGGAGGTCGCGACTGAAAAATCATCAAGAGTAATGGAAATCATGATCTCAAGCGTATCACCGATCAAGCAAATGTTCGCAAAAATTCTGGGCATTGGGCTGTTAAGTCTGACTCAACTTGCAGTCCTCTTGCTGGTTGGGTACTTCTCAATCAAGCAGAATCTCGAAAGCATGGAGGGCGGGTTCTTTGAGTTCTTCGGTTTTGGGAATGTCGCAGCCAGCACGATCATTTACGCGGTTATCTTCTTCATATTAGGATACTTCCTGTATGCCACGATGGCAGCTTTCCTTGGCTCACTTGTCAGCCGGATTGAAGATGTCCAGCAAATGATCACACCGATGACACTTCTGGTGGTGGCAGGTTTCATGATGGCGATGTTCGGCTTGGGTCAGCCGGAAGCGCCATTTGTGAAATATACATCCTTCATCCCGTTTTTCTCACCAATGCTGATGTTCCTGCGTGTCGGGATGCTGAACATCCCATTCTGGGAAATCGCTTTATCAATCGGTATCCTTGTGGCAACAATTGCCTTCCTGGCAGTATTCGGTGCTAGGGTATACCGAGGCGGAGTGCTGATGTACGGAAAATCCAATTCCTTTAAGGACATCAAAAAAGCACTGCAACTAACGAAAAACGAATAAAGAGAAAAGCCGCGATCCAGTGATTGCGGCTTTTTTTACAGGGAATTCGATTTGATTTGTGGAATATGTATTAGAGAGAAAATGGAATCCTGAATGATCATGCGAACCCAGATTTCATTCACACATTGATTAGTTGTATAGAAGGAGAGTGTTCATGGTGAGACAGATTATTGCTATGGGCGGCGGAGGTTTTTCGATGGAGCCGGAAAATCCGCTGTTGGATTTGTATATTTTGAGTCAGGCGGATACCCGCACGCCCAAAGTTTGCTTTGTGCCGACAGCCAGCGGCGATGCGGAAAATTATATTTCGAGATTCTATAACGCTTTTGAAAACCATGAATGCAGCCCTTCCCATCTTTCATTGTTCCGTCCTCCAACAAGAGATTTGGAAGACTATGTGATGGATAAGGATATCATTTATGTAGGCGGAGGGAATACAAAGAACCTTCTGGCCTTGTGGAAGGAGTGGGGTCTTGATGCAATCATGCGTAAAGCCTGGCAGGATGGAAAAATAATGGCTGGAGTAAGCGCGGGCTCAATCTGCTGGTTCGAGGAAGGCTTAACAGATTCTTTTGGCAGTGGACTACAACCGTTAAAGACCCTCGGATTCTTAAAAGGGAGTAATTGCCCGCATTATGATGGTGAAAAGGATCGTCGTCCTTCTTATCAGGAATTCGTAGGCTGTGGAAGAATGGCTGCTGGATATGCCGCAGATGACGGTGCCGCATTGCACTATATCGATGAGCAGCTAATTAAAGCGGTAAGCTCACGCCCGGAAGCAAAAGCCTATCATGTTTGGGAATCAGGCGGAAAGGTGCAGGAAGAAACCGTGGAGACCATCTATCTTGGATAAAGAGGAACTGCAGTCAAATGAGGACTGCAGTTTTTTTTCGTTAAAAAGTGTTTGCGCCACGTGTCCAGCTCAAGGGATTGTCAGATGCTGACCAAGCCGCTTACTTTTTTTGCGGTAGAACGTGCATTCGTATTTTTGGAGTGAT
This portion of the Mesobacillus sp. S13 genome encodes:
- a CDS encoding YlbF family regulator, whose product is MAVNTYDSAYELEKAIRNSSEYTELKKLYDAVNSDESAKRMFENFRNIQMQLQEKQMTGQEITQEEVEQAQKTVALVQQHELISKLMEAEQRMSMVIAELNQIIMKPLEELYGNPNQQQ
- a CDS encoding YheC/YheD family protein translates to MRKKYPIEIISHSKQLVFVPADLILTNPINKIAFGNKVVDVTCAPHPKGKNVVVLSNDVQKELSMPVLSISLHLFIDQNTLFIGPLIGILTAGFTPFPLRPIGERSMFFAKLLSVNKTVGALPFVFGEEHIDWNQGLIDGYFFVDGGWMKIKVPFPNVVYDRLPNRRTERKSELRSLKSRMQADYLIPWYNPGFFSKLDVFERLQQDDRAAEYLPETHQFSSFSVIERMLSNYGNVYVKPANGSLGLGIHQILFDKYNGYYYCRYRDQEGINKLTKFESLEKLMKKIFHKRNLSQMIVQQGISLLRSEKRLIDFRVHTNKDEYGVWQVAAIAAKIAGQGSVTTHVNNGGVVKSLDELFEDRTERELYEEKLSEAALILSSILEKNMEGIIGELGFDFGIDKSGKVWLFEANSKPGRSIFKHPKLKNFDLLTRKLSLSFGIFLAEKAITAPEDIFK
- a CDS encoding YheC/YheD family protein produces the protein MISFGMMSLSLKSELTYFTEIARRANADRLTCFRFSPASIHPITEMVTGERFDQKKDCWVKAEFQLPNIIYDRCFYTNDLASKQAMAIVKWLKKKTDITFLGYGLPNKWEIHQVLSQSPLSPYIPKTILAGSGKAVIAQLDVMDTTILKPVFGSGGAGIYKVKKTGREFEISADIGDGLITKTFHSTSETEDWLDNLFRKKEYMMQPYLSLSDPQNCPFDIRVLLQKDHEGKWIARGKGIRRGIKDGILSNLRAGGEILPFEEYVNSLDIRTRRFISLELEEILSQLPGILEASFPRLFELGIDIGVSRDHALWVLDTNSKPGRKVVTSTNPDLKEVLYKAPIEYASVLSKILPEREEQHL
- a CDS encoding YheE family protein; translation: MITHFQFKSLFENKDMPGWHFSFYYNKQKYTGIYHQNGDIQWTSEQPSDELHLKEQIHELMLFHVYDK
- a CDS encoding YheC/YheD family protein, with the translated sequence MTPAKSRSLPNNPIIALLTEINENHAPDFGKVHSFCEELHQGVSELGGSFYVFSLKGFSDQGVEGFSYDDKEDGWKKGFFPLPAVIYNRVSSRRTEISKGFKGFLNKLDALGIKIFNHRFLSKWEIHESLMKEDHLHPFIPETHLYSESLLESMLEKHDELYIKPVHGSQGRNIIQVGKTDGIFHASLSSLPTSDLREFKHVSELARSIAPIVGKRLCIIQQGIQLSELNGRRMDFRVLCHKNAQHFWKVTSIVARVSAEQLFVSNIARGGEIMKPGYTLALIFGREQAKHQLALMKELALETAEVISKYTEGLTGELGIDIGIDIKGNLWLIEANSKPSKNFEERGAKIRPSTKSIIEHCYGLCQS
- a CDS encoding YheC/YheD family protein encodes the protein MILRYNAESKAWTHEAKAGETFGFGFNKVNIPAASSETLPENSQQFLLKNKQRNIGPLIGIMTSMSKNMNLSGNGSLFQAIQAEMQKRNGLIVVFPPETIIKDGLTGVIFSPAAQKWIPAKTPLPHLVYNRVPFRKAEQQPAFKDAVNYLSALGIPFFNPGFINKNKLYSLFSRHPQLRKLMPESIEVKSMIKLAAFLDKHERIYLKPASSSKGIGIFRLRQKEGMIEFESHSHRHLYPGIKEFWKVKSRQLLKYEYIAQKEVLASAIDGNRFDFRVHAHDGPGGYEVTGIGIRQSQKQDLTTHLPNGGILLPYIKVKNDRHDQFFDWAVKEIGQLLTEELGYFGEFSLDAGITEKGNYVIYEVNSKPMSFDEPLIEEKRISALVDLFFRKTGF